In Leishmania panamensis strain MHOM/PA/94/PSC-1 chromosome 6 sequence, the following proteins share a genomic window:
- a CDS encoding protein phosphatase, putative (TriTrypDB/GeneDB-style sysID: LpmP.06.0870): MDQPRMSSTSLLVASPVMCTATRVVSSSTADREEVTLASVASGTSAPGATRSSTSLPTRFVSEARGSSPTPSTQLLAGTSSLSRDSTWATPAPNSNHSNRDSSSSSRGCRPLSPPLVQTTPVSTTATTTATLQVTHSQQVWRAGCEMATITSYTGDGVRSVAGPCQEAEACRGCSTIYRCSEPSASSSSSFVSAAATTKARARRSERRPSCVVQAELMDSASPGEVRSRHCVNAAAAAVPVTVRGFASNSIDVPADLTGAPLSDELVPVGAPVRERSDLHAVSRVAEVDSIAVTRTATSPTSSSPLTLSAPFQLRDTGTSDVPCWQMSPGEDGSCPEGAEYINLLELLTRASSTHEGLDAASTDEVVPPLPGMDTVAHVEEPAACSPSPDVPLDNALSAIHIPKVGSVSRSDTVERADVNNLEFGEHKQAPVFRSLSLSHGLIDDDAAPHTGRAKEWQSAVASSRSQHNIAAALASSGRTVQETGSNSSDGPSVMLLHNLVAPRLSPWGTQLESRGDMDNDASAESARPTPLLALSEAHHNGSGVFAGRQLRAGPSGTAATTFTDVAAPASTAAVVPATARSQSTTSSTPLLDSFRIVLSPCPSSIAPSFSLVPCPSTSRVSSPVSISARVVQQRWRGQVRACPGVGAGDACGTSPLPVAAHSLELAGGRALGSWLPPPLAHAAETSRSGRVAGDGAWGAVRVTPLQDWERSPWRSSGDGNAADEVTEPMPLHPTCWGTTANLSEGVSGLRRGCVSPSTHDAPVYNGPRSSCNHAATLSLRSGLPQPRLASLDATPPPEPRPQQLPDCACNSLALANAATEGLSRVSPAAHALSSPSLPRQAEPLPLLRPDHGQRDGSCSNGAAPWTRDLLSPPAPHITAFAPPTALQPSGGSVGPGIPAAAAIAGRCGDTCNLPLLTTAATTSVLGTSASASPLTTRWSEFYTRAEHVGCTHLGQAESGDAYRATSWSPTPVMTAYRYDSSFRLSPTDASSYSSSAWRLPAQPAHFATTASSLLQIGSFTDIACRCVADEATLTTDTSLAGADGEDFVSTCSTPPPRASLSLLSQRVPGCTSSGRKEDVCLWHATATSARMLTRTSSSRPRGSPLAGAMKASTESLWSPSLCTSPTAVTAVGDLGSKGGVGHTCNRGRGPCCSDAVYAVPADSDGLVHFGVESELCGLQRDVNAKLPFSGSLSSALLTSTGVALEVHQQASPTTPCVDSERGGADCNDVGSSSVYVPSALLLVPPPPLVALPAHWCSFSISSPRGGDWTTPTVAIRTADTTATTSAFYASSPRRPSPVPSIPEQGALLAASMAMSESLVEGGGVAAALAKGDDEAEMFATLDAPTDVTIVSAEGVSSLLPTSSSAVSPATQFQCAFSSLRGCRNRQEDSVMLVANLPVRMRSSAIAVPSTEAAHTAPASAREGSGASARSSTGAVGEHTQWAEDDSIAATAVTQHISSEQDEVVFACFGVFDGHCGDAVASLASQFFPEHFEHAVKSYQRQWEQDQRDSRGASRGAGSSAQLGKEVLGSCDCRPEGPVAEELRGHREAAPMEAVKFQRIVSAALVQALVHLDLTLYNVLHRDAHGPSVQRRDAGSTASVAVFFKLPTAAASCHSDTREVAGSWANGTSLLPTGNGDAPSDSDGSAATRPPGRQEEPWKQGEHCEAPTSPMPAAQAGDTYRLCIANLGDSRAIVGNLQTGEVVLRTTDHRISTYPSEAARIRAAGGVVELDRIDGSLDVTRGLGDYRYKVEPEQWWDSTAATAESSATGMPASASSALLAVSAAAAAVTSLSSHAEVVAGSLPPANTPRRSDAFEDALVMRELRWPSSSSTTLRSLMSDDVDGGGATLGDSQRASNVGCTDGEAQSVSAPLSQESPPSDSAERMGDAHTIQEEGSQQILAPSSLPPLSPSSPLSSRPTYASTSAVALTSNAVSNIADVYEWEVHRGEVLIIGSDGVWDRMTSEDALSFVRRELLTAEQQSKAAAGNLIHSNDTPVEASNGVRMRAWKSPGLDRAGPEVSGATGAPLVFFSETLEGTPPRQQSPCHQQRRTSACCYPAGLLCSPDGSGAASYDQDDAANLLASTAGSAPCLFAVQAAARRLTEHVVNNLFGSDNTSVVVVAFD, translated from the coding sequence ATGGATCAGCCGCGCATGTCGTCGACTTCGCTGCTTGTTGCATCACCAGTCATGTGTACAGCGACCCGTGTTGTTAGCAGCAGTACAGCTGATCGCGAGGAGGTCACACTAGCCTCCGTGGCCTCTGGAACGTCTGCGCCCGGTGCGACGAGGTCGTCGACATCACTTCCAACGCGCTTCGTTTCTGAGGCGCGAGGCTCAAGCCCTACGCCGTCGACTCAGCTCTTGGCGGGCACGAGCAGCCTCTCGCGTGATTCGACCTGGGCAACGCCTGCGCCGAATTCAAACCACAGTAACCGTGACAGCAGTAGTAGTAGTCGTGGGTGCAGGCCCCTATCGCCTCCACTAGTGCAGACGACGCCCGTTTCTACCACAGCTACCACTACCGCCACCCTGCAGGTTACCCATTCGCAGCAGGTTTGGCGCGCTGGCTGTGAAATGGCGACAATCACGTCCTACACTGGTGATGGCGTCCGGAGCGTTGCGGGTCCCTgccaggaggcggaggcgtgtAGAGGCTGTAGTACGATATATCGATGCAGCGAGCCGTccgcatcctcctcgtcctcattTGTCTCTGCCGCGGCCACCACCAAGGCTCGTGCACGTAGGTCGGAGCGGCGCCCTTCTTGTGTTGTTCAAGCCGAGTTAATGGACTCAGCCAGCCCAGGTGAGGTACGGAGCAGGCACTGTGTgaacgcggcagcagcagcggtgccggtaACGGTGCGGGGCTTCGCATCGAACAGTATTGACGTGCCGGCCGATCTAACAGGAGCACCGCTATCAGACGAGCTAGTGCCAGTGGGAGCGCCGGTTCGCGAGCGCAGTGACCTTCACGCGGTATCACGGGTTGCTGAGGTGGACTCCATCGCGGTGACAAGAACTGCCACGAGCCCTacgtcttcttcacctctcaCTCTAAGCGCACCCTTTCAGCTCCGTGACACCGGCACCTCCGATGTGCCGTGTTGGCAAATGAGTCCTGGGGAGGACGGCAGTTGCCCTGAAGGAGCCGAATACATCAACCTGCTCGAACTCCTCACTCGTGCGTCATCGACGCATGAGGGTCTCGATGCTGCATCCACCGACGAAGTCGTACCACCTTTGCCTGGCATGGACACCGTGGCGCACGTGGAGGAGCCAGCAGCGTGCTCGCCGTCACCTGATGTGCCGCTCGACAACGCGCTGTCAGCAATCCACATTCCCAAAGTTGGAAGCGTTTCGAGGAGCGACACAGTCGAACGTGCTGACGTCAACAACCTCGAATTTGGTGAGCACAAACAAGCGCCTGTATTCCGCTCACTCTCGCTGTCACACGGGCTCATCGACGATGATGCGGCGCCACACACTGGACGCGCTAAGGAGTGGCAGTCGGCGGTAGCAAGTAGCAGGAGCCAACACAacatcgcagcagcgctggcgtcgTCTGGAAGGACGGTGCAGGAGACAGGCAGTAACAGCAGTGATGGGCCATCAGTAATGCTGCTGCACAATCTCGTCGCACCGCGACTGTCACCTTGGGGCACGCAGCTCGAAAGCCGCGGCGACATGGACAACGATGCCTCCGCTGAGTCGGCGCGGCCCACACCATTGCTTGCTCTGAGTGAGGCTCACCATAACGGCAGTGGCGTGTTCGCCGGCAGACAGCTGCGCGCCGGGCCGTCTGGTACGGCGGCGACCACGTTTACCGACGTAGCGGCGCcagcctccaccgccgcagtAGTACCGGCAACCGCGCGCAGTCAGTCGACCACCAGTAGCACACCCCTACTCGACTCGTTCCGCATCGTCCTCTCCCCATGCCCCAGCAGTATCGCGCCATCCTTCTCGCTCGTGCCGTGCCCTTCAACGTCGCGGGTGTCGTCGCCGGTATCGATCTCAGCAAGagttgtgcagcagcgatggcgtgGTCAGGTCCGGGCTTGCCCGGGGGTCGGGGCTGGGGATGCGTGTggcacctctcccctccctgtcGCCGCCCATTCACTCGAGCTCGCTGGCGGGCGGGCTTTGGGATCTTGGCTCCCGCCACCCCTTGCCCATGCGGCGGAGACCTCGCGTAGCGGCAGAGTAGCCGGCGACGGGGCCTGGGGCGCGGTGCGTGTGACACCTCTGCAAGACTGGGAGCGTTCACCATGGCGGTCGTCAGGTGATGGAAATGCGGCAGATGAGGTTACCGAGCCGATgcctctccaccccaccTGCTGGGGCACCACAGCTAACCTGTCGGAGGGCGTCTCTGGGCTGAGGCGAGGGTGCGTCAGTCCATCGACTCACGATGCGCCAGTGTACAACGGTCCCCGCAGCAGTTGCAACCACGCGGCCACGCTGTCGCTTCGCAGTGGCCTTCCCCAGCCAAGGCTCGCCTCCCtcgacgcaacgccaccgcCTGAACCtcgcccgcagcagctccccgACTGTGCCTGTAACTCTCTTGCTTTGGCAAACGCCGCCACAGAGGGCCTGTCGCGGGTTTCACCGGCAGCACACGCGttgtcgtcgccatcgctgccgcggcaggCCGAACCACTTCCGTTGCTGCGTCCAGACCACGGCCAGCGTGACGGCTCCTGCAGTaacggcgcagcgccatggaCGCGAGACCTGCTTAGTCCCCCCGCGCCGCACATCACCGCATTCGCGCCCccgacagcgctgcagcccagtggtggcagtgtCGGCCCTGGCattccagctgctgcggctatTGCCGGAAGATGTGGGGACACGTGCAACTTACCTTTGCTGACGACCGCAGCCACGACAAGCGTACTCGGTACTTCTGCCTCGGCATCGCCCTTGACCACGCGCTGGTCAGAATTCTACACACGCGCTGAACATGTGGGATGCACGCATCTTGGCCAGGCTGAGAGCGGAGATGCCTACAGAGCCACATCGTGGTCCCCCACACCTGTGATGACTGCATACCGCTACGACAGCAgtttccgcctctctcctacGGATGCGTCATCGTACTCGAGTAGCGCCTGGCGGTTGCCTGCGCAGCCTGCTCACTTCGCGACGACCGCCTCATCCCTGTTGCAGATCGGCTCCTTCACAGACATAGCCTGTAGGTGCGTTGCGGACGAGGCGACGTTGACAACAGACACGTCGCTCGCAGGAGCCGACGGAGAGGACTTTGTGTCAACTTGttcgacgccaccgccgcgggcGTCGCTTTCGCTCCTCTCGCAGCGCGTGCCGGGGTGCACTTCGTCAGGCAGGAAAGAGgatgtgtgcctgtggcaCGCAACGGCGACCAGTGCACGAATGCTGACACGGACATCTTCTAGTCGGCCCCGTGGCAGCCCGTTGGCCGGTGCAATGAAGGCATCGACCGAGTCATTGTGGTCCCCGTCACTCTGCACGTCCCCCACAGCAGTGACAGCTGTCGGCGACTTGGGGAGCAAAGGAGGAGTTGGGCATACGTGCAACCGAGGCAGAGGACCCTGCTGCTCTGACGCGGTGTACGCGGTTCCTGCGGACAGCGACGGCCTCGTGCACTTCGGGGTGGAGTCGGAGCTCTGTgggctgcagcgcgatgTGAATGCGAAATTGCCCTTCTCAGGCAGCTTGAGCAGCGCCCTCCTCACGTCCACCGGGGTTGCTCTTGAAGTGCATCAGCAAGCTTCCCCTACCACGCCTTGCGTTGACAGCGAGCGTGGCGGAGCGGATTGTAATGACGTGGGTAGCTCCAGTGTCTACGTGCCATCCGCACTGCTACTggtgccacctccgccgttGGTGGCCCTCCCTGCACACTGGTGCTCCTTTTCGATATCCTCTCCCCGCGGCGGCGACTGGACGACACCAACGGTGGCCATCCGCACTGCTGACACCACAGCAACAACCTCTGCCTTTTACGCCTCGTCGCCACGGCGGCCCTCGCCGGTGCCGTCCATCCCTGAGCAGGGTGCCCTCCTGGCAGCGTCCATGGCCATGAGCGAGTCTCTGGtcgaaggcggaggagtggctgcagcgctggcaaaGGGTGATGATGAGGCTGAGATGTTCGCGACGCTCGACGCACCGACTGACGTCACCATCGTTTCTGCCGAAGGCGTGTCCTCACTGTTGCCCACGTCGTCGTCTGCCGTGTCTCCTGCTACGCAGTTCCAGTGCGCCTTCAGCTCGCTGCGTGGCTGTCGAAACAGACAAGAGGACAGCGTCATGCTGGTAGCCAACCTACCGGTGCGCATGCGTAGTAGCGCCATCGCAGTGCCGAGCACTGAGGCTGCGCATACGGCACCTGCGTCAGCTCGAGAGGGAAGCGGAGCGAGTGCCCGAAGTTCAACCGGGGCAGTGGGTGAACACACGCAGTGGGCCGAGGACGACTCGATCGCCGCAACAGCGGTGACGCAGCACATCTCCAGTGAGCAAGATGAGGTCGTCTTTGCTTGTTTTGGCGTCTTTGACGGTCactgcggcgacgctgtTGCGTCGCTGGCCTCGCAGTTCTTTCCGGAACACTTCGAGCACGCCGTGAAGTCTTATCAGAGGCAGTGGGAGCAGGACCAGCGAGATAGCAGAGGTGCGTCTCGTGGTGCAGGCAGCTCCGCGCAGCTGGGGAAGGAAGTCCTCGGGAGCTGCGACTGCCGCCCAGAAGGGCCCGTAGCGGAGGAGCTCCGTGGCCATCGCGAGGCAGCGCCGATGGAGGCAGTGAAGTTTCAGCGAATCGTGAGCGCTGCCCTTGTGCAGGCACTGGTGCACCTTGACCTGACGTTGTACAACGTCCTGCATCGCGATGCACACGGCCCCTCCGTCCAGCGTCGCGATGCAGGGTCAACGGCAAGCGTGGCAGTGTTTTTCAAGCTTccgactgcagctgcgtcgtgcCATAGCGACACGAGAGAGGTGGCGGGCAGCTGGGCGAATGGCACATCGCTGTTGCCCACGGGTAATGGTGATGCGCCGTCAGACAGCGATGGCTCTGCCGCCACTCGCCCACCTGGAAGGCAGGAAGAACCATGGAAGCAAGGGGAGCATTGCGAGGCACCCACATCACCGATGCCGGCTGCACAGGCAGGGGACACGTATCGACTCTGCATCGCAAATTTGGGCGATAGCCGTGCCATTGTCGGCAATCTGCAGACAGGCGAAGTTGTGCTCCGAACCACTGACCACCGCATCTCCACCTACCCATCCGAAGCAGCCCGGATTCGGGCTGCCGGCGGCGTAGTGGAGCTTGACCGCATAGACGGCAGCCTCGACGTCACGCGAGGGCTCGGGGACTACCGGTACAAGGTTGAGCCGGAGCAGTGGTGGGACTCCACTGCTGCAACAGCCGAATCCTCCGCGACGGGTATGCCTGCCAGTGCGTCATCGGCGTTGCTCGCGgtctctgctgcagccgctgccgtcacaTCGTTGTCATCACACGCTGAGGTCGTCGCGGGGTCGTTGCCACCTGCGAATACGCCACGGCGCAGCGATGCCTTCGAGGACGCCCTCGTGATGAGGGAACTGCGCTGGCCGTCAAGCTCGAGTACAACGCTTCGGAGTTTGATGAGCGACGACGTCGATGGTGGCGGAGCTACGCTGGGGGACTCGCAGCGTGCGAGCAATGTGGGATGCACTGATGGCGAGGCGCAGTCGGTGTCTGCGCCCCTATCACAGGAATCGCCCCCATCCGACTCTGCGGAAAGGATGGGGGATGCTCATACGATACAAGAAGAAGGTTCGCAGCAGATACTGGCTCCTAGCTCTCTGCCGCCCCTCtcgccatcctcgccgctctcctcgcgGCCTACGTATGCGTCGACATCGGCTGTCGCACTGACCAGCAACGCCGTAAGCAACATCGCCGACGTGTACGAGTGGGAAGTCCACCGCGGCGAGGTGTTGATCATCGGCTCCGACGGCGTCTGGGACCGCATGACATCCGAGGACGCGCTTTCCTTTGTGCGACGTGAGCTACTTACAGCCGAACAGCAGTCCAAAGCGGCTGCGGGGAATTTGATTCACAGTAACGACACGCCAGTGGAAGCGTCCAATGGCGTGAGGATGAGGGCATGGAAATCGCCAGGGCTTGATAGGGCGGGTCCAGAGGTATCGGGTGCAACCGGGGCGCCGCTGGTATTTTTCAGCGAGACGCTCGAGGGTACACCGCCGCGGCAACAGTCGCCGTGCCACCAGCAAAGGCGTACGAGTGCCTGCTGTTACCCTGCTGGGCTGCTCTGCTCCCCagatggcagcggtgcggccTCGTACGACCAAGACGACGCCGCGAATTTGCTGGCGAGTACGGCCGGCAGCGCGCCATGTTTGTTTGCtgtgcaggcggcggcgcggcggttAACGGAGCATGTCGTTAACAACCTCTTCGGCAGCGACAACACCTccgtcgtggtggtggcattTGACTGA
- a CDS encoding acyl-coenzyme a dehydrogenase, putative (TriTrypDB/GeneDB-style sysID: LpmP.06.0840) yields MRSTAKAMVALCGTPLRMAGSAATGVFFGASMPAAQSATGLSFGLTEQQLQYQETARSFAKDKMIPVAAEYDRSMKYPHEVYKQAWELGLTNMHIPEKYGGLGASVMDGLIVQEELAYACTGMATAFDGNNLAEAPLLIAGTDAQKKKYLGRMVEEPLLAAYCVTEPTGGSDVAGLKTTARKEGDRWVINGSKMWITNGGVASWYFVLARSEGGYTGFIVDANAPGVTRGEKEVMLGQRCSDTRGITFENVVVPEENVVGEPGKGFQVAMRVFDFTRSSVAISAVGLSRRATDEATRYARERVTMGKPIAQHQAVAFMLAEMAAGVEACRLMTYRAGWDTDQGRRNTYYASCAKMMAANLAEKCAANAVQIFGGNGYNTGYPVEKLYRDCKIFSIYEGTTQIQHTIVSRYVTGMRC; encoded by the coding sequence ATGCGCTCCACTGCgaaggcgatggtggcgctgtgcgggacgccgctgcgcatggcGGGGTCGGCGGCCACGGGTGTGTTCTTCGGCGCGTCGATGCCCGCGGCGCAGTCCGCGACCGGCCTCTCGTTCGGCCtcacggagcagcagctgcagtaccAGGAGAcggcgcgcagcttcgccaaGGATAAGATGATcccggtggcggcggagtACGACCGGTCGATGAAGTATCCCCACGAGGTGTACAAGCAGGCGTGGGAGCTTGGCTTGACGAACATGCACATCCCTGAGAAGTACGGCGGGCTCGGCGCCAGCGTGATGGACGGATTGAttgtgcaggaggagctggcctACGCGTGCACGGGCATGGCGACTGCGTTCGATGGCAACAACCTCGCCGAGGCCCCGCTCCTGATCGCCGGCACGGAcgcgcagaagaagaagtACCTTGGCCGTATGGTGgaggagccgctgctggctgcGTACTGCGTGACGGAGCCGACGGGCGGGTCGGACGTGGCTGGGCTGAAGACGACCGCGAGGAAGGAGGGTGACCGGTGGGTGATCAACGGCTCGAAGATGTGGATCACGAACGGCGGCGTGGCGAGCTGGTACTTTGTGCTGGCGCGCAGCGAGGGCGGCTACACCGGCTTCATCGTGGACGCCAACGCGCCTGGCGTGACGCgcggggagaaggaggtgatgcttggccagcgctgcagcgacacacgCGGCATCACGTTCGAGAACGTGGTGGTGCCGGAGGAGAACGTGGTGGGCGAGCCCGGCAAGGGCTTCCAGGTTGCCATGAGGGTGTTCGACTTCACACGCTCCTCAGTGGCCATCTCCGCCGTCGGGCTGTCCCGCCGCGCCACGGACGAGGCGACGAGGTACGCTCGCGAGCGCGTGACGATGGGCAAGCCGATTGCGCAGCATCAGGCCGTCGCGTTCATGCTGGCAGAGATGGCGGCTGGCGTGGAGGCGTGCCGGCTCATGACGTACCGTGCTGGCTGGGATACGGACCAGGGCCGCCGCAACACATACTACGCTTCGTGCGCCAAGATGATGGCGGCCAACCTTGCGGAGAAGTGCGCGGCAAACGCGGTGCAGATCTTTGGCGGCAACGGCTACAACACCGGCTACCCGGTGGAGAAGCTGTACCGCGACTGCAAGATCTTCTCCATCTACGAGGGCACGACGCAGATTCAGCACACGATCGTCAGTCGCTACGTGACGGgcatgcgctgctga
- a CDS encoding aminoacyl-tRNA hydrolase, putative (TriTrypDB/GeneDB-style sysID: LpmP.06.0880), giving the protein MDYEAAATRLSSPTVFTILRAAFSGASDDEAGTLAAAVRVPFWGGFWVAFALAFASLLLMKGFMMSLFRWPAEKCRQMCSLAATGESVKMALVVRKDLKMRNGKIAAQCAHAAVGVIEEILAFKSAGATSPQPALNPVSTAWVQWYDAWHASGSSKVALQCSDEAAMMALAKHARQVNLPHYVVRDAGRTQVAAGSKTVVAVGPGPRSLVDEVTKQLKLL; this is encoded by the coding sequence ATGGACTACGAAGCCGCGGCGACGCGCCTTTCCTCGCCCACTGTGTTCACCATCCTCCGCGCGGCCTTCTCCGGCGCtagcgacgacgaggccggTACtttagcagcagcggtgcgagTCCCCTTCTGGGGCGGTTTTTGGGTCGCCTTTGCGCTCGCTTTTGCGTCACTTTTGCTGATGAAGGGCTTCATGATGTCGCTGTTCCGCTGGCCGGCGGAGAAGTGCCGGCAGATGTGCAGCCTCGCCGCTACGGGTGAGTCGGTGAAGATGGCGCTCGTCGTGCGAAAGGATCTCAAGATGAGAAACGGCAAGATTGCCGCACAGTGTGCGCACGCCGCGGTGGGGGTGATCGAGGAAATCCTGGCCTTCAAGTCAGCAGGGGCGACTAGCCCGCAGCCTGCCCTCAACCCTGTGTCCACTGCGTGGGTGCAGTGGTATGACGCATGGCACGCCAGCGGCTCTTCCAAGGTTGCTCTGCAGTGCTCTGATGAAGCTGCCATGATGGCGCTGGCGAAGCACGCGCGGCAGGTGAACTTGCCTCACTACGTCGTCCGCGACGCCGGCCGCAcacaggtggcggccggTAGCAAGACTGTCGTGGCCGTCGGACCGGGACCCAGGAGTTTGGTAGACGAGGTGACGAAGCAGCTGAAGCTGCTGTGA
- a CDS encoding hypothetical protein (TriTrypDB/GeneDB-style sysID: LpmP.06.0850), with protein MEVKLGTIISRFAFILPSLYDDGRDDYGAVVSSSSDEEDTEDGRRCACSSATYRDETERTAAVTPTGSRVNLTSSGTPVPPAERLGLTGAYAFVGYGSALSSASLTTSSSSLCGLDRGASLHLPDLVLLAARAWNVELHRGSTGAASHCVLRLPPCVVGTTLYRGPVVCVLASGVVRMTTHGSVAATEVLARRVRGVLQEACKPLAVRRAAREESQLLRAVLDDSLMSIVEDEDEDEVCERRPYSAVLRAEMGLPSNGMPRTTTLAGDARTNNQRSRKSACGSSSTAARTRALAADKAGHDRSTLALTPSMPCTESCTIDFVQAVATPRWDEIAGLRAALFTPASGSLRSEDGGGVDVAKGDRDAGAVPRVPVRRASVNVRGDAPMEWWRWYLDVQADDRGVGAGDLNRIAPSGGGTVSAAAANLGKPLFGGLGGAPLQAVCLQRSGLNDDAVNEGIPAESRPHEMTGFWTCAAYADASPAAASKFVHFLQRRRALLAHHVVSFKLRRQATQNSLQILLNWRTTTSPSSSLPLSATPPPLTVPLAGHPLLARGLVGRSTAATQPPPDLGPPPGPAAESTECKSDNAWVTEASAANFFIESTFIAESTAPYGLESVRRSTDQNSPDEPALPASRAPGDGKAESEACRTVLTSGGGRDSMSLLPEHDVGHSVVRYDDRSVTKAVPEKRGRGAAAFRTSGTKREAATVAVEHVTCVIHRTGRVQMTAASELALRQMCATLLIPFLVATAEVEL; from the coding sequence ATGGAGGTGAAACTGGGCACCATCATTAGCCGCTTCGCCTTCATCCTTCCGAGTCTCTACGATGATGGCCGTGATGACTACGGCGCTGTCGTGTCTTCTTCaagcgatgaggaggacacCGAAGACGGCCGTCGCTGTGCCTGCAGTAGTGCGACATACCGTGATGAAACGGAAAGgactgcagcggtgacacCGACCGGCTCGAGAGTGAACCTCACATCGTCCGGCACGCCGGTGCCACCGGCAGAGAGGTTGGGCCTCACAGGCGCATACGCGTTCGTGGGTTACGGCAGTGCTTTATCGTCTGCGTCGTTGACcacgtcatcgtcatcgttgTGTGGGCTTGATCGTggtgcgtcgctgcacctTCCGGATCTTGTTCTGCTGGCGGCGCGTGCTTGGAACGTGGAGCTTCACCGCGGCTCAACGGGTGCTGCGAGTCACTGCGTGCTGCGGCTACCTCCGTGTGTCGTCGGCACTACGCTCTACCGCGGCCCggtggtgtgcgtgctggCATCCGGGGTAGTGCGCATGACGACACACGGAAGTGTGGCGGCAACGGAGGTGCTCGCGCGTCGCGTCCGCGGCGTACTGCAAGAGGCCTGCAAGCCGTTAGCGGTCCGCAGGGCAGCGCGGGAGGAATCACAGTTGCTGCGGGCAGTCCTGGACGACTCCCTAATGAGCATAGTGGAGGACGAAGACGAAGACGAGGTCTGTGAGCGACGTCCCTACTCTGCTGTACTAAGGGCTGAGATGGGGCTACCTAGCAACGGCATGCCGCGGACAACCACGCTGGCTGGGGATGCGAGGACGAACAATCAACGCAGCCGCAAATCTGCCTGTGGGTCTTCGTCGACTGCTGCTAGAACAAGGGCCCTGGCAGCTGACAAGGCGGGCCATGATCGGTCAACGCTCGCCTTGACTCCATCGATGCCCTGCACGGAGTCGTGCACGATTGACTTTGTGCAAGCGGTGGCGACCCCGCGCTGGGACGAGATCGCTGGCTTGCGCGCCGCTCTCTTCACGCCAGCCTCCGGATCCCTTCGCAGtgaggacggcggcggcgtcgatgTGGCCAAAGGGGATCGGGACGCCGGCGCAGTACCTCGTGTGCCGGTGCGACGCGCGAGTGTAAACGTTCGTGGTGATGCGCCGATggagtggtggcggtggtaccTCGACGTGCAGGCCGATGACCGCGGCGTCGGTGCAGGCGACCTCAATCGCATTGCCCCCAGTGGGGGAGGCACCgtgtccgctgctgctgccaatTTAGGGAAGCCCTTGTTTGGGGGCCTCGGTGGGGCGCCATTGCAGGCCGTTTGTCTGCAGCGGTCCGGACTTAACGACGATGCCGTCAATGAAGGCATCCCAGCGGAGAGCCGTCCCCACGAGATGACAGGCTTCTGGACCTGCGCTGCGTATGCGGACGCATCTCCGGCTGCTGCCTCGAAGTTCGTGCActtcctgcagcgccgacgcgcgTTGCTGGCACACCACGTCGTTTCCTTCAAGCTGCGCCGTCAGGCCACCCAGAACAGTCTTCAAATCCTACTGAACTGGCGAACGACCACCTCAccgtcatcatcgctgcccctctctgcaacaccgccgccgctgacggtgcCGCTAGCAGGACACCCGCTGCTCGCTCGAGGGTTGGTGGGGAggtcgacggcagcgacgcaaCCGCCGCCTGACTTAGGCCCTCCGCCTGGCCCTGCTGCGGAGAGCACAGAATGCAAAAGTGACAACGCCTGGGTGACCGAGGCGAGCGCGGCAAACTTCTTCATCGAGTCGACCTTCATTGCCGAGTCAACGGCGCCGTATGGATTGGAGAGCGTGCGGAGGTCGACGGATCAGAACTCGCCTGACGAGCCCGCGCTGCCAGCGAGCAGGGCGCCGGGCGATGGgaaggcagagagcgaggcgtGCCGTACTGTTTTGACCTCGGGTGGCGGTCGTGACAGCATGTCGCTGTTGCCCGAGCATGATGTGGGCCACTCCGTGGTGCGCTACGACGACAGGTCCGTCACCAAGGCTGTGCCCGAAAAGCGCGGGCGCGGGGCTGCGGCGTTCAGAACATCGgggacgaagagagaggcggcgacagtggcggtggagcaTGTCACGTGCGTCATTCACCGCACCGGCCGCGTGCAGATGACCGCCGCCTCGgagctggcgctgcggcagatgTGTGCCACGCTGCTCATTCCCTTCTTGGTGGCtacggcggaggtggagctcTGA